A DNA window from Selenomonas sp. oral taxon 126 contains the following coding sequences:
- a CDS encoding type II toxin-antitoxin system RelE/ParE family toxin: MHPIYFYRDKDGNRPIAAYIAELTAKKDKDSRIKLNKIRDYIKALSEYGTRVGEPYIKHLNGDIWELRPLRDRILFAAWYQGGFVLLHQFIKKTQKTPAREIERAQKNLADLIERGVTYESE; this comes from the coding sequence ATGCACCCAATATACTTTTATCGGGATAAGGATGGAAACCGCCCCATTGCGGCATACATTGCAGAACTTACTGCAAAAAAAGATAAAGACAGTCGCATCAAATTAAACAAGATTCGTGACTATATCAAAGCATTAAGCGAATACGGGACGCGCGTAGGAGAACCTTATATTAAGCATCTCAACGGTGATATATGGGAACTTCGTCCTCTTCGTGACCGAATCCTCTTTGCCGCATGGTATCAGGGCGGCTTTGTCCTGCTCCATCAGTTTATAAAGAAAACGCAGAAAACGCCTGCCCGAGAAATTGAACGTGCTCAGAAAAATCTTGCCGACCTCATCGAAAGGGGAGTTACATATGAGTCCGAATAA
- a CDS encoding thioesterase family protein yields the protein MDFKSNITVGMTHEAVDTVTDANTAVTVGSGSLAVYATPAMAALMERAAAELCQRECPEGWTTVGTSLNITHRAATPVGLTVRAVAKVTGVDGRAVTLNVTAYDEREEIGAGTHTRFAVAVDKFMAKAEGKRQPE from the coding sequence ATGGATTTCAAGAGCAATATCACCGTCGGCATGACACATGAGGCGGTGGACACGGTGACGGATGCAAATACGGCGGTGACGGTCGGCAGCGGCTCGCTCGCCGTGTATGCGACGCCCGCGATGGCGGCACTGATGGAGCGCGCGGCGGCAGAGCTGTGTCAGAGGGAGTGCCCCGAGGGCTGGACGACGGTCGGCACGTCACTGAACATCACGCACCGCGCGGCGACGCCTGTCGGTCTCACGGTACGCGCTGTCGCAAAGGTAACGGGCGTAGACGGACGCGCAGTCACGCTCAATGTCACGGCGTACGACGAGCGCGAGGAGATCGGTGCGGGCACGCACACGCGCTTTGCCGTCGCCGTGGATAAATTTATGGCGAAGGCGGAGGGGAAGCGGCAACCGGAGTGA
- a CDS encoding type II toxin-antitoxin system HicB family antitoxin — MNLVYPAIFYPCEVNPKFCVVVPDLPGCVSEGASLPEAIAMGVDAASGWVLGELEDGRTAPPASRIEDIHPDPEMGEGFVSLLSLDMDTYAAKYGSKSIRKNLTIPAWLNTFAEKKRLNVSKVLQDALTELYEKEAAV, encoded by the coding sequence ATGAATCTGGTCTATCCTGCAATTTTTTATCCCTGTGAAGTTAATCCCAAATTCTGCGTGGTCGTGCCCGATCTCCCCGGTTGTGTCAGCGAAGGCGCATCCCTCCCTGAGGCGATTGCAATGGGCGTGGATGCTGCGTCCGGCTGGGTACTCGGAGAACTCGAGGACGGGCGGACTGCACCGCCCGCAAGCCGCATCGAGGACATTCACCCCGATCCGGAGATGGGCGAGGGCTTTGTCAGTCTCCTCTCCCTTGATATGGATACCTACGCCGCGAAATACGGCAGCAAATCCATCCGCAAGAATCTCACCATCCCCGCATGGCTGAACACCTTCGCCGAGAAAAAACGTCTGAACGTCTCCAAGGTGCTTCAGGATGCTCTGACGGAGCTTTACGAAAAAGAAGCGGCAGTATAG
- a CDS encoding type II toxin-antitoxin system HicA family toxin — protein sequence MRFIELDRLIKKNGWYLKNSNGSHMHYVHNDKPGKITIPNHPGDLDPKTVKSVLRTAGLK from the coding sequence ATGAGATTTATTGAGTTGGATCGCTTAATCAAAAAGAACGGTTGGTATCTCAAAAACTCGAACGGCTCACATATGCACTATGTCCACAATGATAAGCCCGGCAAGATTACAATTCCGAACCATCCCGGTGATCTTGATCCAAAGACGGTTAAATCGGTTTTACGTACAGCAGGCTTGAAGTAA
- a CDS encoding autotransporter outer membrane beta-barrel domain-containing protein, translated as MLSGLKAQRRLAVYVALGLSTGGGLLFSAPSAYAADTHDYTETAASINGLEGTDKTGFMSDNKITLGTEGGPTNKPFSTYGTISGGGKKTATEDVSNNTLTIHGLQVSNGSGQSIIYGGISGTGAVTNNRVFFNNGLSKDPIYGGFNGASATKEVKGNSVTVAGGTVEGDVQGGGTEGTGAVTGNSVTLKGGTFGDEAMGGIIRNASSSADVTGNTVTISGGKFTKNNTFIYGGYTQGTGKTTGNTVNLGDGENAMAAGTDLTKVNLVGGNKFDVTGNRLNVNASGIIARTAQNFEKYNFNLTKGVTVGTDNASILNNTMLKLTENNVLGSSNQVQWKNITLNAEKWHDDKTRYGKVGTVQMLWGASGSTLKVFHDAKMDRKATSGDFEYRMYADVTNAPIFGGYNLLTYIRADINRFQNADATANNVTGTAVYGGYSSLGNTTTENKIKITNTNNTNLNVYGGYTAGAGDSTKNTVTIAGTSKVKNVYGGYVTAANAKADGNTVNIESGGTVSGHIYGGYANGNGTTTNNTVNLGDADHTDFAGTTLTNSEIHGGNKAATGNTLNVNAKNITVKSVNHFENYKFKLSSATTFGDTMLTVTDAGDFSGTGVDFDKITVDRAGLSEASNTHGIQRLTLLKRNGMLKFNNYVARELGSATDTHEFGLVTDTGTKTAHALMLEASRFKGSNVTYDGTTPTFGGEVYGGFSRFGHTTTGNTLTVTGKPTSGTPLSYAYGGKNEGAAGAVTGNTATLNLPNNNTAIKDVYGGKITNAANAGEVSGNIVNMKQGTVEYAVGGQTNGTGAAKNNTVNLTGGTVTREIYGGLSEKGAATGNTVTISGGTVGSYTPADVYGGKKLVLNAGSSTSNNTVNLGAEDGSYTADLTKANIHGDNSTDGAVNNNTLNVRGKNITVNSVDNFDKYKFTLNNNIKDGDTMLTLKNGGFGREIDFANNFGLDTSKLTGKPTGLITLVKSATGTLKFKSGYVPRDLGSTDNVEYFVGTDTGEREGFSVIMGYNIFKGNTWTYDGTNPPNAKELFGGVSYNNHTTESNTLTITNTSTTEWVGKTYGGKTAGRTGGAKNNRVVVENTGAGRGITNVYGGAVTNEKNATGTVTGNSVTLKNGRTSTVYGGYTRGKGAVGGSANGEGNAVTLENGVAGDVYGGAIDNSDSTAAVTGNKVTIQNGTYNRLYGGHTKGKGAAQNNEVTISGGTSSDDVHGGYTHDGGAATGNGVTLTGGTVTGTIYGGYTNNGGDATGNTVTLTGGKVTDKVYAGYADGGGATTGNTVNLGNGTGFSEGADFSGTSIYGGNKADVTGNTLNVKGKNMTVKTAGKFENYTFYLGNDVKDGDTLLTFAQAGGFDGDAADWSKITLDADKLHAWSAGKQRTNTITLLNAAGMTFTGAANQRLLSVHDGMEYGVRTDNVGSATASKIFLEANRFKNGVVDFTAATTGEALGGISHFGNTTEHNTLTVKSLAAGAHSAYGGKTMGAAGGSIKNTVTVTGTGAGTLTNIYGGYVDKAANSGDVTGNRVTLTGGTVTGAVYGGYTKGSGATTGNTVNIGADPTTLKQGDTSTLAAGTNLTNAELYGGNKGAAGNTLNVTVKDAAAKKAQNFEKYTFYLTNSVAADKPKSGKIEDAFTKTRGTMLSLADGFDGQTVDWNNVTVDTSKLSADKTLGAITLMKSGTAGKLKFSNYAVKNHAVSGDYEVVQRTDTTDTGTTVNATTVLIDVNRFRNGEVVYDGVNPNAKTYSGVSYGGNTAEKNTLTITGIASGKTVKYLSGGRSEGAAGGAVNNTVNLVGTGAGTLEEVYGGYIGKTTNSANATGNTVNIAGGTVAKNIYAGYTNGTGKTTGNTVNIGYTDEKKVFHAVADGTKVIGTIYGGNKSAEGNVLNVRGAITAGQIANFERLNFTVNKDTVGKTLLTLNGGAATSGLDWKKLTAQVGTTDLPTKSYAATRVTLMANEQGIEFTNYDKAKELVAGEAYEFSVDRASDGKSVYADGYRFKDNKTASYAASDGTHDLAWGGRSEQGHAAEGNVLTVTGGTITDTAYGGTSRKGAAKQNRLVMRGGTAQNLVGGFGASASDNAVDIFGGSVGGDVYGGRATGGVASGNTVNLYGGVKIGGVIHGGAGNANSTNNTLAVRSFGTTAKDFDGVQNLHFYLPAGTTPAETRTMLTLTNTGEKNIRGLHLGVGIAGDAKAFRPGDAVSLLKVGGTLTTDDALKNVGKDTMKASQGSVLDYTLSLAKRGENELIATVEKVEMNARSKSPVETRVAASALLNAGADLLSHVGYTAAAEAAAVISAGTAPAPSSVEGVRNTNAGLAAAGTAASAGANASAAGSGAFQLWAAQGGSNIRVHSGSHVDAKGWNLNVGFARANKMGDATLTYGPFVEYGRGTYDSYLDDGTHGSGKMSYIGGGMMAKLTHENGRYVEGSVHAGRVRSDYTGSGDAAALSYDNSNTYCAGHVGFGQEWKLAGGDRIEGYAKYFYSHQGGSTTKLRSGAEFDFGGVDSHRLRVGARYTHADSANSEVYAGLAYEYEFNGDATAIYQGYSTPSPSLGGGTGILELGYRFAPKDGRVSYGVNLMGMTGQREGIAGGAQVTWAF; from the coding sequence ATGTTGAGTGGATTGAAAGCACAGCGTCGCTTGGCTGTCTATGTTGCATTGGGGCTGTCTACTGGGGGGGGACTGTTGTTCTCCGCACCGTCGGCGTATGCGGCGGATACGCATGACTACACAGAAACGGCTGCAAGCATCAACGGCCTTGAGGGTACGGACAAGACCGGCTTCATGAGCGACAACAAGATCACGCTCGGAACGGAAGGCGGTCCGACGAATAAGCCGTTCAGTACCTATGGTACGATTTCTGGCGGCGGAAAAAAGACTGCTACAGAGGATGTCAGCAATAATACGCTGACGATTCACGGGCTGCAGGTCAGCAATGGCAGCGGACAGAGCATCATTTACGGCGGCATCAGCGGTACGGGTGCAGTTACGAACAATCGCGTGTTCTTCAACAACGGTCTGTCGAAAGATCCCATCTACGGCGGCTTCAACGGCGCGTCCGCCACGAAGGAGGTCAAGGGCAACTCCGTCACCGTTGCAGGCGGCACCGTGGAAGGTGACGTCCAAGGCGGCGGCACGGAAGGCACGGGCGCTGTCACGGGCAATTCCGTCACGCTCAAGGGCGGCACGTTCGGCGATGAAGCGATGGGCGGCATTATACGCAACGCATCGAGCAGTGCCGATGTTACAGGCAATACGGTGACGATTTCAGGCGGAAAATTCACGAAGAACAATACTTTCATCTATGGCGGCTATACGCAGGGTACAGGCAAAACGACGGGCAACACCGTTAACCTCGGCGATGGTGAGAATGCCATGGCGGCGGGAACGGATCTGACAAAGGTCAATCTTGTCGGCGGCAACAAGTTCGATGTCACGGGCAATAGGCTCAATGTCAACGCCTCAGGCATCATTGCACGCACGGCGCAGAATTTTGAGAAGTACAATTTCAACCTCACGAAGGGCGTTACGGTCGGAACGGATAATGCATCGATACTGAATAATACCATGCTCAAACTGACCGAAAATAATGTGCTTGGCAGCAGCAATCAGGTTCAGTGGAAGAATATCACGCTGAACGCAGAAAAGTGGCATGACGATAAGACTCGCTACGGCAAAGTCGGCACGGTGCAGATGCTCTGGGGAGCGTCCGGCAGCACGCTGAAGGTCTTCCACGATGCGAAGATGGATCGCAAAGCGACAAGCGGCGATTTTGAATACCGTATGTATGCGGATGTCACGAATGCTCCGATATTTGGCGGCTACAATCTCTTGACCTATATCCGCGCTGACATCAATCGTTTCCAGAACGCCGATGCGACGGCGAACAACGTCACAGGCACAGCTGTCTATGGCGGCTATTCGAGTCTCGGCAATACGACGACGGAAAACAAGATCAAGATCACGAATACGAACAATACGAATCTGAATGTCTACGGCGGCTATACAGCGGGCGCGGGTGATTCGACGAAGAATACGGTCACGATAGCGGGCACGAGCAAGGTCAAAAACGTCTATGGCGGCTATGTGACGGCGGCGAACGCCAAGGCGGATGGCAATACCGTCAATATTGAGTCGGGCGGCACGGTCAGCGGTCATATTTATGGTGGATATGCCAATGGCAACGGTACGACGACGAACAATACGGTCAATCTCGGCGATGCCGACCATACGGATTTCGCGGGCACGACGCTCACGAACAGCGAAATCCACGGTGGGAATAAGGCGGCGACGGGCAATACCCTCAACGTCAACGCGAAAAACATCACGGTGAAGTCCGTCAACCACTTTGAAAACTACAAGTTCAAACTAAGCAGCGCGACCACGTTCGGCGATACGATGCTGACCGTGACGGATGCGGGCGACTTCAGCGGGACGGGGGTTGACTTTGACAAGATCACCGTGGATCGGGCGGGGCTTTCAGAGGCTTCGAACACGCACGGCATCCAGAGGCTAACCCTGCTCAAACGAAATGGGATGCTGAAGTTCAACAACTATGTGGCGCGCGAGCTTGGCAGTGCAACCGATACGCATGAATTCGGTCTTGTGACCGATACGGGCACAAAAACGGCGCATGCCCTCATGCTGGAGGCGAGCCGATTCAAGGGCAGCAATGTCACCTATGACGGCACAACACCGACGTTCGGCGGTGAGGTCTATGGCGGATTCTCCCGCTTTGGTCATACGACGACGGGTAATACGCTGACAGTGACGGGGAAGCCCACATCGGGAACGCCGCTCTCATATGCCTACGGCGGCAAGAACGAGGGCGCAGCAGGCGCGGTCACGGGCAATACGGCGACGCTCAATCTCCCGAACAACAATACCGCGATCAAGGATGTCTACGGCGGTAAAATCACGAACGCAGCCAATGCGGGCGAGGTCTCGGGCAATATCGTCAATATGAAGCAGGGCACGGTGGAGTATGCGGTCGGCGGGCAGACCAACGGTACAGGTGCGGCGAAGAACAATACGGTCAATCTCACGGGCGGCACGGTGACGAGGGAGATCTATGGCGGTCTCAGCGAGAAGGGGGCGGCGACGGGCAACACAGTCACGATCTCGGGCGGCACGGTTGGCAGTTATACTCCTGCCGATGTCTACGGCGGCAAAAAGCTGGTGCTGAATGCCGGCAGCAGCACGTCGAACAATACGGTGAATCTCGGGGCGGAGGACGGCAGCTATACGGCAGACCTCACCAAAGCAAATATTCACGGCGACAACTCCACGGACGGTGCGGTGAACAACAATACGCTGAACGTCCGCGGCAAGAATATCACGGTCAACAGCGTGGATAATTTTGACAAGTATAAGTTCACGCTGAACAACAACATCAAAGATGGCGATACGATGTTGACGCTGAAGAACGGCGGCTTTGGCAGGGAGATCGACTTCGCGAACAATTTCGGTCTGGATACGTCGAAGCTGACGGGAAAACCAACCGGCCTTATTACTCTTGTCAAGAGTGCGACGGGGACGCTGAAGTTCAAGTCAGGTTACGTGCCGCGTGATCTCGGCAGCACGGACAATGTCGAGTACTTCGTCGGCACCGACACAGGGGAACGTGAAGGCTTCTCCGTCATCATGGGGTACAATATCTTCAAGGGAAATACGTGGACGTACGACGGCACGAATCCGCCGAATGCGAAGGAACTGTTCGGTGGTGTCTCCTACAACAACCACACGACGGAGAGCAATACGCTCACGATCACGAACACCTCCACGACGGAATGGGTTGGCAAGACCTATGGAGGCAAGACGGCAGGACGCACGGGCGGTGCCAAGAACAACCGCGTCGTCGTTGAGAATACGGGAGCCGGCAGAGGTATCACCAACGTCTACGGCGGTGCGGTCACGAATGAGAAGAACGCTACGGGCACGGTGACAGGCAACAGTGTCACGCTGAAAAATGGTCGTACTAGCACGGTCTACGGCGGCTATACGCGAGGCAAGGGCGCGGTCGGCGGCAGTGCGAACGGCGAGGGCAATGCGGTGACGCTTGAGAATGGCGTAGCGGGCGATGTCTACGGCGGTGCCATCGACAATTCGGACAGCACGGCCGCTGTCACGGGCAACAAGGTCACGATCCAAAACGGTACATACAACCGGCTCTATGGCGGTCATACCAAGGGCAAGGGTGCGGCGCAGAACAATGAGGTCACGATCTCGGGCGGCACGAGCAGCGATGATGTCCACGGCGGCTACACGCATGACGGCGGCGCAGCGACGGGCAACGGCGTGACGCTTACGGGCGGCACGGTCACGGGGACGATCTACGGCGGCTATACAAATAACGGCGGCGATGCCACGGGCAACACAGTGACGCTCACGGGCGGCAAGGTGACGGATAAGGTCTACGCCGGATACGCGGACGGTGGCGGTGCGACCACGGGCAACACGGTAAATCTCGGCAATGGAACAGGTTTCTCTGAGGGTGCCGATTTTTCGGGTACCTCCATCTATGGCGGCAACAAAGCTGACGTGACGGGCAACACGCTGAACGTCAAGGGCAAGAACATGACCGTCAAGACGGCGGGCAAATTCGAGAACTATACTTTCTATTTGGGGAATGATGTAAAGGACGGCGATACGCTGTTGACGTTCGCGCAGGCGGGCGGATTTGACGGTGATGCCGCAGACTGGTCGAAGATCACGCTCGATGCGGATAAACTCCATGCGTGGAGCGCGGGCAAGCAGCGCACGAATACCATCACGCTGCTCAATGCTGCAGGTATGACGTTCACGGGTGCGGCAAATCAGCGTCTCCTCAGCGTTCATGACGGCATGGAGTACGGTGTGCGGACGGATAACGTCGGCTCTGCGACGGCGAGCAAGATCTTCCTTGAGGCGAATCGTTTCAAGAACGGCGTGGTTGACTTTACCGCCGCGACAACGGGCGAGGCGCTCGGCGGCATTTCTCATTTCGGCAATACGACGGAGCACAATACGCTGACGGTCAAGAGTCTCGCCGCAGGTGCGCACAGTGCCTACGGCGGCAAGACGATGGGCGCGGCGGGCGGCTCAATCAAGAATACAGTCACGGTTACAGGGACGGGCGCAGGTACGCTGACGAACATCTATGGCGGCTATGTTGATAAGGCTGCGAACAGCGGTGATGTGACGGGCAACCGTGTGACGCTCACGGGCGGCACTGTCACGGGTGCGGTCTACGGCGGCTACACGAAGGGCAGCGGTGCGACCACGGGCAATACGGTCAACATCGGTGCGGACCCGACGACGCTGAAACAGGGCGATACCTCGACGCTCGCGGCGGGCACGAACCTCACGAATGCGGAGCTTTACGGCGGCAACAAGGGCGCGGCGGGCAATACGCTGAACGTCACTGTGAAGGATGCTGCGGCGAAGAAGGCGCAGAACTTCGAGAAGTATACGTTCTACCTGACGAACTCCGTTGCGGCGGACAAGCCCAAGAGCGGCAAGATCGAGGATGCGTTCACCAAGACGCGCGGCACGATGCTGTCCCTTGCGGACGGGTTCGACGGGCAGACGGTGGACTGGAACAACGTCACGGTCGATACGTCGAAGCTCTCCGCCGACAAGACGCTCGGCGCGATCACACTGATGAAGAGTGGGACTGCGGGCAAGCTGAAGTTCTCGAACTACGCCGTGAAAAATCACGCAGTGAGCGGCGACTATGAGGTTGTTCAGCGCACGGATACGACGGATACGGGGACGACAGTCAACGCGACGACGGTACTCATTGACGTGAACCGCTTCCGTAACGGTGAGGTCGTTTATGACGGGGTCAATCCGAACGCCAAGACGTACAGCGGCGTTTCCTACGGCGGCAATACGGCGGAGAAGAATACGCTCACGATCACGGGCATTGCCTCCGGCAAGACGGTCAAGTACCTCTCGGGTGGACGCTCGGAGGGGGCTGCGGGTGGTGCGGTAAACAACACCGTAAATCTCGTCGGCACGGGCGCGGGTACGCTGGAAGAGGTGTACGGCGGCTATATCGGCAAGACAACGAACTCTGCGAATGCGACCGGCAACACGGTCAACATCGCGGGCGGCACAGTTGCAAAAAATATCTATGCGGGCTACACGAACGGCACGGGCAAGACCACGGGCAACACCGTCAACATCGGTTATACAGACGAGAAGAAGGTGTTCCATGCGGTTGCTGACGGCACGAAGGTCATAGGAACCATCTACGGCGGCAACAAGTCTGCCGAGGGCAATGTGCTGAATGTGCGCGGCGCGATTACGGCGGGGCAGATTGCGAACTTTGAGCGTCTGAACTTCACCGTGAACAAGGATACGGTGGGCAAGACGCTGCTGACACTCAATGGCGGCGCTGCAACGAGCGGACTTGACTGGAAGAAACTCACGGCACAGGTCGGCACGACCGATCTGCCGACGAAGAGCTATGCCGCGACACGCGTCACGCTGATGGCGAATGAGCAGGGCATTGAGTTTACGAACTACGACAAGGCAAAGGAGCTTGTCGCGGGCGAGGCCTATGAGTTCTCTGTTGACAGGGCGTCCGACGGCAAGTCTGTCTATGCGGACGGCTATCGGTTCAAGGACAACAAGACGGCGTCCTATGCGGCGTCGGACGGCACGCATGACCTTGCATGGGGCGGACGCTCGGAGCAGGGACATGCGGCGGAGGGGAACGTGCTCACCGTCACGGGCGGCACGATCACGGATACGGCGTACGGCGGCACCTCGCGCAAGGGGGCGGCGAAGCAGAACCGGCTCGTCATGCGCGGCGGTACGGCACAGAACCTCGTCGGCGGCTTTGGTGCGTCGGCGTCGGATAACGCGGTGGACATCTTCGGCGGCAGCGTCGGCGGTGATGTCTACGGCGGACGTGCGACCGGGGGTGTGGCATCCGGCAACACGGTGAATCTCTACGGAGGGGTCAAGATTGGCGGCGTGATCCACGGCGGCGCAGGCAATGCGAACAGCACGAACAATACGCTTGCGGTGCGCTCGTTCGGCACGACGGCGAAGGATTTTGACGGTGTGCAGAATCTGCATTTCTACCTGCCTGCGGGAACGACACCTGCAGAGACGCGGACGATGCTCACGCTCACGAATACGGGCGAAAAGAACATCCGGGGGTTGCATCTCGGCGTCGGCATTGCGGGCGATGCGAAGGCGTTCCGTCCCGGCGATGCGGTCAGCCTGCTCAAGGTGGGCGGTACGCTGACGACGGATGATGCACTGAAAAACGTCGGCAAGGATACGATGAAGGCGTCGCAGGGCTCTGTTCTCGACTATACACTCAGCCTCGCAAAGCGCGGGGAGAATGAGCTCATTGCAACGGTTGAGAAGGTTGAGATGAATGCGCGCAGTAAGTCGCCGGTCGAGACGCGCGTGGCGGCGAGCGCACTGCTGAACGCAGGTGCAGACCTCCTCTCGCATGTCGGGTATACAGCTGCGGCTGAGGCGGCTGCTGTGATCTCGGCGGGGACTGCTCCCGCTCCTTCCTCCGTCGAGGGCGTGCGGAACACGAATGCAGGACTTGCGGCTGCGGGTACTGCGGCATCTGCCGGTGCAAATGCGTCGGCGGCAGGCAGCGGTGCATTCCAGCTGTGGGCGGCGCAGGGCGGCTCGAATATACGGGTGCATTCCGGCTCCCATGTGGATGCAAAGGGCTGGAACCTCAACGTCGGCTTTGCACGCGCAAACAAGATGGGCGATGCAACGCTGACCTACGGACCCTTTGTCGAGTATGGGCGCGGCACATATGACTCCTATCTGGACGACGGCACGCACGGCAGCGGCAAGATGAGCTATATCGGCGGCGGCATGATGGCGAAGCTGACGCACGAAAACGGACGCTATGTTGAGGGCAGCGTGCACGCGGGGCGTGTGCGGAGCGACTACACGGGCAGCGGCGACGCTGCGGCGCTGAGCTATGACAACTCGAACACGTACTGCGCCGGACACGTTGGTTTCGGTCAGGAATGGAAGCTCGCGGGCGGTGACCGCATCGAGGGCTATGCAAAGTATTTCTACTCCCATCAGGGCGGCAGTACGACGAAGCTGCGCTCGGGCGCAGAGTTCGACTTCGGCGGTGTGGACTCGCACCGTCTGCGCGTCGGCGCACGCTATACGCACGCGGACAGCGCAAACAGCGAGGTCTACGCGGGGCTTGCGTACGAGTATGAGTTCAACGGAGATGCAACGGCGATCTATCAGGGCTACAGTACACCGAGCCCGTCGCTCGGCGGCGGCACGGGCATCCTCGAGCTTGGTTATCGCTTCGCACCGAAGGACGGCCGCGTCAGCTACGGCGTGAACCTCATGGGCATGACCGGTCAGCGCGAGGGTATCGCGGGCGGTGCACAGGTAACGTGGGCGTTCTAA
- a CDS encoding diaminopimelate dehydrogenase, with protein sequence MIRIGILGYGNLGRGVEYAVEANADMELVAIFTRRDPASVQPRTNVPVVHADKAAEWKDKVDVLILCGGSATDLPAQTPAFAKLFNVVDSFDTHAKIPAHFAAVDAAAKAAGHVGVISVGWDPGMFSLTRSYANAVLTNGADYTFWGRGVSQGHSDAIRRIPGVRDAKQYTVPVPAALEAVRSGSNPTLTTREKHTRECYVVLEEGADAAAVEKAIVTMPNYFSDYDTTVHFISEEELLRDHAGLPHAGFVLRSGATGANGENKHIIEFSLKLDSNPEFTACVLAAYARAAHRLASEGVTGCKTVLDIAPAYLSAKSGDELRASLL encoded by the coding sequence ATGATTCGTATTGGTATTCTTGGCTATGGCAATCTTGGACGCGGCGTGGAGTACGCCGTTGAGGCAAATGCAGATATGGAACTCGTCGCGATCTTCACGCGGCGCGACCCCGCGTCGGTGCAGCCGCGCACGAATGTGCCGGTTGTCCATGCGGACAAGGCGGCAGAGTGGAAGGACAAGGTTGATGTTCTCATCCTCTGCGGCGGTTCTGCGACCGATCTGCCCGCGCAGACGCCCGCGTTTGCAAAGCTGTTCAACGTGGTGGACAGCTTTGACACGCACGCAAAGATTCCCGCGCATTTCGCGGCGGTGGATGCGGCGGCAAAGGCGGCGGGGCATGTCGGCGTGATCTCGGTCGGCTGGGATCCGGGCATGTTCTCCCTCACGCGCTCCTATGCGAATGCCGTTCTCACGAACGGTGCGGACTATACGTTCTGGGGGCGCGGCGTGAGTCAGGGGCACTCGGATGCGATCCGCCGCATTCCGGGCGTGAGGGATGCCAAGCAATACACCGTTCCCGTACCCGCCGCGCTCGAGGCTGTGCGCAGCGGCTCGAACCCGACGCTCACGACGCGTGAGAAGCATACGCGCGAGTGCTATGTCGTGCTTGAGGAGGGCGCGGATGCAGCGGCGGTCGAGAAGGCGATCGTGACGATGCCGAACTACTTCTCGGACTACGATACGACCGTGCATTTCATCAGCGAGGAAGAACTCCTGCGCGATCATGCGGGTCTGCCGCACGCGGGCTTTGTCCTCCGCTCCGGCGCGACAGGGGCAAATGGGGAGAACAAGCACATCATCGAGTTCAGCCTGAAGCTCGACTCGAACCCCGAGTTCACGGCGTGCGTCCTCGCCGCCTATGCGCGTGCGGCGCATCGCCTCGCCTCTGAGGGTGTGACGGGCTGCAAGACCGTCCTCGACATCGCCCCCGCCTATCTCTCGGCGAAGAGCGGCGACGAGCTGCGTGCCTCGCTGCTGTAA
- a CDS encoding class I SAM-dependent methyltransferase, with amino-acid sequence MGLLRKFFSNCGKPQGRMGRVVVAMMNRGHAGTAAWGFSHLDLQGNEEVLDCGCGGGANIAVFLRMVDEGHVTGLDYSTVSVAKSREVNRAAIDAGRCEIVQGNVRELPFDDARFDVVTAFETVYFWPEIARCFTEIHRVLKAGGVFMITNETSGKTGAHEKWQKLVDGLSVYTGEELEALLTGAGFARVEIDEDLKADRLNVRAYKA; translated from the coding sequence ATGGGACTGCTTCGCAAATTTTTTAGTAATTGCGGGAAACCGCAGGGACGAATGGGCCGGGTCGTCGTTGCGATGATGAATCGTGGTCATGCGGGCACTGCGGCGTGGGGCTTTTCGCATCTCGACCTGCAAGGGAATGAGGAGGTGCTTGACTGCGGCTGCGGCGGCGGGGCGAACATCGCCGTGTTCCTGCGGATGGTGGACGAGGGACATGTGACGGGGCTGGACTATTCAACGGTCTCCGTAGCGAAGTCGCGTGAGGTGAATCGTGCGGCGATTGATGCGGGACGCTGTGAAATCGTTCAGGGGAATGTGCGGGAGCTGCCGTTTGATGATGCTCGGTTCGATGTCGTGACGGCGTTTGAAACGGTGTATTTCTGGCCGGAGATTGCGCGCTGCTTTACCGAAATTCATCGTGTGCTGAAAGCGGGCGGCGTGTTCATGATTACGAACGAGACGAGCGGAAAGACGGGCGCACATGAAAAGTGGCAGAAACTCGTTGATGGACTGTCTGTCTATACGGGTGAGGAACTTGAGGCACTGCTCACGGGCGCGGGATTTGCACGCGTGGAGATTGATGAGGATTTGAAGGCAGACCGCCTGAACGTTCGGGCGTATAAAGCGTAG